A stretch of Hemicordylus capensis ecotype Gifberg chromosome 9, rHemCap1.1.pri, whole genome shotgun sequence DNA encodes these proteins:
- the LOC128334243 gene encoding uncharacterized protein LOC128334243 isoform X2, which produces MDGGSVASPTSPDNQLGLPCPQRKQGQWKSSILDLFKQRGVLSRLGWLKAHGDEEAKGRKDKVVQEEEEEQAERSNRRHEKGRGSDLLEHNCWF; this is translated from the exons ATGGATGGTGGAAGTGTGGCATCTCCAACCAGCCCAGATAATCAGCTTGGTCTGCCCTGCCCACAGAGAAAGCAAGGACAGTGGAAAAGCAGCATccttgacctcttcaagcagcgtggtgtgcTGAGCAGGCTCGGCTGGCTGAAGGCACATGGTGATGAG GAGGCGAAGGGGAGAAAAGACAAAGtagtgcaggaggaggaagaagaacaaGCAGAAAGGAGCAACAGGAGACATGAAAAGGGAAGAG GCAGTGACTTATTGGAACACAACTGCTGGTTCTGA
- the LOC128334243 gene encoding histone H3.v1-like isoform X1, with protein MDGGSVASPTSPDNQLGLPCPQRKQGQWKSSILDLFKQRGVLSRLGWLKAHGDEEAKGRKDKVVQEEEEEQAERSNRRHEKGREGKGEKRQKKEVQQEEEEKGTTGDMKGEEDR; from the exons ATGGATGGTGGAAGTGTGGCATCTCCAACCAGCCCAGATAATCAGCTTGGTCTGCCCTGCCCACAGAGAAAGCAAGGACAGTGGAAAAGCAGCATccttgacctcttcaagcagcgtggtgtgcTGAGCAGGCTCGGCTGGCTGAAGGCACATGGTGATGAG GAGGCGAAGGGGAGAAAAGACAAAGtagtgcaggaggaggaagaagaacaaGCAGAAAGGAGCAACAGGAGACATGAAAAGGGAAGAG aaggcaagggagagaaaagacagaagaaagaagtgcagcaggaggaggaagagaaaggcacAACAGGAGACATGAAGGGGGAAGAA GATAGATGA